A stretch of DNA from Methylomicrobium lacus LW14:
ACGCGCACGGCCTTGCCATTTTCCAGTTCGAAACGGATATCGTCGTCTTCATCGGGCGATACCTCATCGGTCCAGTCCGCTAACGCAAACGGATAAGTCTGCCTTTCGCTGGCGATCAGACCGGTCCCGGCTTCGGGATCGAAACTTGCAATTTTTCCTATCATTTTCCCCTACCTTAAAGTGAAAGACTGCCGCCGCCGGTTTGCTGCCGTTTGGCGGAGACCTATTATTTTATGGATTCTGCAAGCGCACCGCCAGTACATCGCAACGGGCATGGTGCAAGACGCCGTTGGCGGTCGAGCCCAACAGCAGCGCCAGGCCATGACGCCCGTGCGAGCCGACCACGATCAGATCGACCGCGTTTTCTTCGGCGATACGCACGATTTCCTGTTGCGCACCGCCGGTTTCGAGCCAGGTTTGCGCTTCCGGAACGCCCAGTTTCGCGGCCAGTTCGGCCAGTTTTTTCCTGCCGAGCGCGATAAACTCCTGCGACAAATCCATTTCGAACGGCACCAGCACGTCATTCGCCGGATCGCCTATCGGCAAGGTATCGACCACATGAATCAGGCTGAGCTTGGCGCCATAACGCGCCGCCAGATCCTGGGCGCGCTCGATCACGATCGCCTGCTGGTCGAAAAAGTCCACTGCCAATAATATATGTTTGTATGATTTCACAATTCCTCCTAACCGATGCCGTTTTCATGTCCGAAGAATATGGCCAGCAGTACAAAACCGACCAAAAAAGCCAGCGCCCAGCCCAGGCTGAGTAAAATATTCGGTGCGAGCGCATGATAGACGATGTGCGCGGTGACCGCGCAAAACCACGCGGTGATGCCGATCAGCATGATCACCGCGAGACCTCCGGGCTGCCCGGCCAGCAACATCAAGACGGCCGGCAACGCCAGAAAGCCGATCAAGGCGTAGCCGCCGAAAAATGCGCTCGCGACCTGATAAAAGCGGTTCAGATGCCGGCTCGCATACAGCATCGCGGCGCTGAACAGCCCGATATA
This window harbors:
- a CDS encoding universal stress protein, which gives rise to MKSYKHILLAVDFFDQQAIVIERAQDLAARYGAKLSLIHVVDTLPIGDPANDVLVPFEMDLSQEFIALGRKKLAELAAKLGVPEAQTWLETGGAQQEIVRIAEENAVDLIVVGSHGRHGLALLLGSTANGVLHHARCDVLAVRLQNP